The sequence TTCAGTTTGCAGTTTCTCCAGATGATCAAGAAGATATTGTTGCGATTGAAATTAATCCACGTGTGTCTCGTTCGTCTGCCTTAGCTTCAAAAGCAACGGGGTATCCAATTGCAAAAATTGCAACTAAATTAGCTTTAGGATATAACCTTGATGAATTACAAAATCAAATTACAAAATCAACTTCGGCTCTTTTCGAACCAACTTTAGATTATGTAATTGTGAAAATACCACGTTGGAACTTCGATAAATTTGAAGGTGCAGATAGAACATTAGGGCTTCAAATGAAATCGGTTGGGGAAGTAATGGGAATTGGACGTTCGTTCCAAGAGGCACTACATAAAGCAACACAGTCATTAGAAATTAAACGTAATGGTTTAGGTGCAGATGGAAAAGGATATAAAAATTACGATCAAATTATCGAAAAATTAACCAATGCAAGTTGGGATAGGGTTTTTGTAATTTATGATGCTATTGCAATGGGAATTCCATTGAGTAGAATTCATGAAATTACTAAAATAGACATGTGGTTCTTGAAACAATATGAAGAATTATATGCCTTAGAAAGAGAAATTTCTAACTTTAAAGTAGATACACTTCCAAGAGAATTATTGCTTGAAGCAAAACAAAAAGGTTATGGAGACAGACAAATTGCACACATGATGGGCTGTTTGGAAAGTCAAGTTTATAACTTAAGAGAAACGCAAAAAATAAACAGAGTTTATAAGTTAGTAGATACTTGTGCGGCAGAATTTAAAGCACAAACACCTTATTATTACTCCACTTTTGAAGCAGAAATTGAAAAAGCTGACGGAACAAGATACGTGCATAACGAAAGTATTGTAACCGATAAAAAGAAAGTAATTGTTCTTGGTTCTGGACCTAATAGAATTGGACAAGGAATTGAATTTGATTATTCTTGTGTGCATGGTGTTTTAGCAGCAAAAGAATGTGGCTATGAAACCATTATGATTAACTGTAATCCAGAAACGGTTTCTACCGATTTTGATACAGCGGATAAATTATATTTTGAGCCTGTTTTCTGGGAACATATTTATGACATTATTCGTCATGAAAAACCAGAAGGAGTAATTGTACAGTTAGGTGGACAAACCGCTTTGAAATTAGCTGAGAAATTATCGAAATATGGAATCAAAATTTTAGGAACTTCTTTTGATGCTTTAGATTTAGCAGAAGATAGAGGACGTTTCTCTGATTTGTTAACCGATTTAGGAATTCCATTTCCACAATTTGGAATTGCAGAAAGTGCAGAAGAAGCTTCAATTTTAGCAGATACTTTAGATTTTCCTTTACTCGTTCGTCCTTCTTATGTATTAGGTGGACAAGGAATGAAAATTGTAATTAACAAGAAAGAACTAGAAGAACATGTAATTGATTTATTAAAATCGATTCCTGGAAATAAATTATTATTAGATCATTATTTAGATGGTGCTATCGAAGCTGAAGCAGATGCAATTTGCGATGCGGATGGAAATGTATACATAATAGGTATCATGGAGCACATTGAGCCTTGTGGTGTACACTCAGGAGATAGTAATGCAACATTGCCACCCTTTAATTTAGGTGAGTTTGTAATGCACCAAATCAAAGAGCATACACATAAAATTGCACGCGCTCTTAAAACAGTTGGATTAATCAATATCCAGTTTGCAATTAAAGACGATACAGTATATATCATTGAAGCCAACCCGAGAGCTTCTCGTACGGTTCCATTTATTGCTAAAGCGTATGGCGAACCTTATGTAAATTATGCTACGAAAGTAATGTTAGGCCACAACAAAGTAACCGACTTTACTTTTAACCCACAATTAAAAGGATATGCAATCAAGCAACCAGTTTTCTCTTTTAGTAAGTTCAAAAACGTAAACAAAGCCTTAGGGCCAGAAATGAAATCGACTGGAGAAAGCATCTTGTTTATTGACGATTTAAAAGACGATCAGTTTTATGAATTATATTCAAGACGTAAAATGTACTTGAGTAAATAGAAATAGAAATCCCAATCGAAAGATTGGGATTTTTTTTGGTTGAAAATATACTCTTTAAAGATGTATTAATATTTTCTAGTTTTAATTTTGTGTTTGTTTTTTTTTCAATTTTGTTAATATCCTTTATTAAATTTGGTTCAATATGCTCTTTAAAACTTCCAAAGTATGATTTTAATCTATTAGATTGTTTATCTTCACATTCTTCAATATATTCCATAAATAACTTTACAAATTCAACGCGTCCGATTAAGTTTCTTTTCCCTTCTTCATTTGATAAAGGGAATTTTGAGTATATTTTGGAAAATATCTTTTTATCAAAAATAGGAGTGTCTTGAAAAATTAAATCATAGTAGTGGAAACGAGTGCATAATTCTGTAATATAATAATGTCCTTTTAATGTTATAGTTATGTTTAATTCGTCTGGTATATCTTTTTTGTCAATATCTGTTAAGATTTCATCTGTATCAATTAATGATATATTGATTAATTCAAGAATTGCAGATCTCAAAGTTTTAATTGAATAACCAAATGTAGAGAATAAATCATAAAAAGTATTTATTGAAATAAAACGATTTGTGTTTCCTTCATTTTCATAAAGCTTTACTAATTCTTTAAGGATATAAAAATTTAAAAAATGATCACTTGAGTTTTCATTAAATGATAAAATATTATGAATAGT is a genomic window of Flavobacterium jumunjinense containing:
- the carB gene encoding carbamoyl-phosphate synthase large subunit; translated protein: MPKDNSIKSVLIIGSGPIVIGQACEFDYAGSQSARSLREEGIEVILINSNPATIMTDPTMADHVYLKPLTTKSLIEILKEHPQIDAVLPTMGGQTALNLCLEADEKGIWSDFNVKMIGVDVNAINITEDREQFKQLLEKLGVGAAPAKTANSFLKGKEIAQEFGFPLVIRPSFTLGGTGAAFVHTAEEFDEKLSYGLEMSPIHEVLIDKALLGWKEYELELLRDKNDNVVIICTIENMDPMGIHTGDSITVAPAMTLSDVTYQKMRDLAILMMRAIGNFAGGCNVQFAVSPDDQEDIVAIEINPRVSRSSALASKATGYPIAKIATKLALGYNLDELQNQITKSTSALFEPTLDYVIVKIPRWNFDKFEGADRTLGLQMKSVGEVMGIGRSFQEALHKATQSLEIKRNGLGADGKGYKNYDQIIEKLTNASWDRVFVIYDAIAMGIPLSRIHEITKIDMWFLKQYEELYALEREISNFKVDTLPRELLLEAKQKGYGDRQIAHMMGCLESQVYNLRETQKINRVYKLVDTCAAEFKAQTPYYYSTFEAEIEKADGTRYVHNESIVTDKKKVIVLGSGPNRIGQGIEFDYSCVHGVLAAKECGYETIMINCNPETVSTDFDTADKLYFEPVFWEHIYDIIRHEKPEGVIVQLGGQTALKLAEKLSKYGIKILGTSFDALDLAEDRGRFSDLLTDLGIPFPQFGIAESAEEASILADTLDFPLLVRPSYVLGGQGMKIVINKKELEEHVIDLLKSIPGNKLLLDHYLDGAIEAEADAICDADGNVYIIGIMEHIEPCGVHSGDSNATLPPFNLGEFVMHQIKEHTHKIARALKTVGLINIQFAIKDDTVYIIEANPRASRTVPFIAKAYGEPYVNYATKVMLGHNKVTDFTFNPQLKGYAIKQPVFSFSKFKNVNKALGPEMKSTGESILFIDDLKDDQFYELYSRRKMYLSK